Sequence from the Methanosarcina siciliae T4/M genome:
CGATATTTATAGAACCAGATTATCCGAAGAAGGGTTAAAGGAGATCTCAAAGCGGTTATTGGTAATTAATGACTTTGATGATTACCAGTATGTGTTGCAGCAGTTTAAAGGCTGTAATAAAGCACGATACAAAGGAAATGAGATTCATAAAAATGCTTATAGTTTTGGAACAAAGCTTATGCACTTTTATAATCCCGAGGAAAACCCGATTTTAGATTCGGTTGTGAGAGATAACTTGAACTTGGGAGAAATAAATTTAGAATTGTGTTTTGAATTCAAAAAAGCAACATGCTGTTTTCTAAAGAAGCATCACAAATATTTAGATGAATTTAACACTTCAACGCATGTTTTGCAGGAATTAGAAAGGAGATATATGACAAGAAATTTTCCAATAATGGAAATTCTTGATATGGCTCTGTATTAACCTTATACTCAAATCTGTGAAAACCAAGGGTCTTTGACTATTTTTTCAATTCTTTTCTTAACAAATGTATTCGGGGAAGATTTAAGCAGATCGCCGGTAGGAAAAATATATTTTAAATTGATTTGGTTATGAGGGGAAGATATTCATTTCGTATCCGGCGGTCCAGTTTTTGACAGCTTTTCTTGATAATAATCAAATGAAAAAACGTCACTTGAATCAGAAATTTCCCCACGGAGAAAAAAGAATCGATTAATCTAAAGAAGCCCGGCTAAGTGCCCCTTATAAAGCTGCAAAAATCACGGGTTTTTCAATTTCACTTTTCTTAACTTTATCTCAACAAACGTGTTCGGGGTAGATTTAAGCAGACCGCCGGTAGGAAAAATATATTTAAAGTGACTTAAAAAGGGCTTGAAGTAAAAATAAAATTATACAACTTCAGAACTGGTAGAAGGTTTTTCAGCAATAGCCACGTACTCGGCAAAGGATTCTGATTCAGGAATAGGCAAATTGTCCTCAAGAAGTCCCTGTACATGCATTTCAATGGCTTCATAGATATTTTTCTCTGTCTCTTCTCGGGTGGAACCGGTAGCTACACAGCCCGGAAGGTCAGGAGAATATGCTGAATAATTGTTATTTGCTTTTTCGATTACAACGAGGAAACGGTGCATGATTTAGTCCTCTATTTTTAATTGAGCTTGTTTTAATATGCTGTTCAATGTTCCTGGAGCAAGATCATCTCCACTATGACCTGCAATTGTTACCCTACCTGGTTTAGCAGGATGTTTGTATTGCCGGTGGCTACCTTTTGTTGCAACCAGATACCAGCCATCGGCTTCAAGAAGTTTTATGACCTCACGTACTTTCATTTCAATCTGTCTTCATGGCTATTTAAATGTAATTCGAAAACTTGCAGAATCCGGGTAGGTGGAGTCCGTTTCTTAATCTGATGACAATCCATTCATCAATAACTTCTTCCAGATTTCTGCGGCATTCTTCCAGGGTCTTGCCTGTAGCCCATACACCCTCAAGTTCGGAAACTTCCCCATAATAGGGTTCTTCGTTATCGATTATTTCATATTGTGCCCTTTCAAGAGCTGCGTGGATGTACTGGATAAGCATGATTACACCTTTCCGAATGTGGTATATTTAGTTTTATGCTGTTTAAATCTTATATAGATTCTGTGGATCGGATGATTAAGTTTTGGTTTACTGTTGCTGACCGGTGAAGAAAATGCCTCTATCTGATCATGATGATTTTTTCTTGATCTTAATTCACCAGAAAAATGTCGCTTTAATCAGAAAACTCCCACAAGAGGAAAAAAATCGATTAATCTAAAGAAGCCCGGCAAAATGCCCCTTATAAAGTTGCAAAAACACGGGTTTTTCGATATCACTTTTCTTAACATTATCTTTACAAACGTATTCGGGGTAGATTTAAGCATACCGCCGGCAGAAAAAATATATTTTAACTGAATTGAAGGAACAAAAAAAGAAATCCCCTTTCTTGTTTGATATCCCTAAATTATAAGCCTAAAATCCACTTTCCTTTAAATAATCTTCATTATAATGACGATTTTAGCTCATAATATCGTCATTGTAATGAAAGATATAAATACTCTACACACAAATATTCCCTTATGAAGCAGCTCATGAAAATGTGGAACCCCTGGTGGACAGAAAGAAAAGTTCCTGCTTCCAAAAAGAGGATATCACGCCCCGAGACCCTTGAAACAATCCTGAAGCTTCTGGATATCAAGGAGGTTATCTGCATTACCGGGGTCAGGCGATGTGGGAAGTCAACTGTGATGTATCAGGCAATAGACCATCTGATAGGAAAAGGAGTGGAACCTGAAAATATCCTTTACTTCAACCTCGATGAACCTTTTGAAGACAAAAATATAGGACTGCTCGACAGAATATTTGGGGAATACATAGAGCTTCATGTGCCAAAAGGAAGAAAGTATATCTTCTTTGATGAAATCCAGAATATAAAGGATTGGGAACAGTGGATCAAAAAGTTCTATGATCTTTATGGGGAGGAGATCAAGTTTGTGCTTACGGGTTCGAACAGCAGCATGCTTTCCGACCAGCTTTCCACCCTTTTGACCGGGAGGATGATCACGCAGCATGTGTTTCCTCTTTCATTTAAAGAATATCTGGATTTTAAGGATTTTGAATTAAAAGATCCCGACATTCAGAGAAACGAAGTTCTGCACTATTTCAACAAATATCTCTTCAAAGGAGGTTTTCCCGAAGTTGTCCTTGAAGAGGATATGGATATAAACCACCTCCGGCTAACCGAATACTTCAACAGCATCCTCCTTCGGGATATAGTGGTGGGCCGGAATATCCGGGAAAGTGCAAAACTTATCGAACTTGCGAATTATTCCTTATCAAACGTTTCTACCCTCCTGAGCTATTCAAAAATTTCAAACGCAACAGGGCTCTCAGTCAACAGCTTGAAAGAATACCTGCTTTATCTGGAACAGGCCTATCTGATATATCAGTTAAACTTCTTTTCATACTCAGTTAAAGATTCGATCTCAATCAAAATGCCCAAAAAGATCTACTGCATCGACAACGGACTTCGAAATTCCGCAGCATTCACCTTTTCTGCCGATGAAGGAAGGCTGGCAGAGAACCTAGCATTTGTAGAGTTGAAGCGGAGAAAAGTAGAATTCTTTTACTGGAAAGAAAAAAGAGAAGTGGATTTTGTGATAAAAGGTATAGATGGAGCGCTCACAGGTATAAACTGCACCTATACGGATCACATAAGACAGGGAGAAGTCAATGCTCTTCTGGGATTCAAGGAACATTTTGGGGAGAAAGTTTCCAGGTTAATCTTGCTTACGAAGAATCTCGAAAAAGAGGGAAATGGTATTAGCTATGTTCCTCTCTGGAAATGGGTTCTTGGAACCAGATGATTGAAATGGCTTAAATTCTTGCTGAGGCTATTAGTTCGGGAAATGATCTTAAGTTACCTGGAAAGGATAAGGAAGAATTTTTACCTCGTGTAAGTGATCCATTTTCTGACGATTTCCTTAATGCATAATTCCCCTGAAAAGACGGTGCTTGAATTCGAAAAACTCCCCCACAGGAAAAAGGATCGCTTAATCTAAAGAAGCCCGGCTAAGTGCCCTTTATAAAGTTGTAAAAATACGGGTTTTTCGATTTCGCTTTTCTTAACATTATCTCAACAAACGTATTCGGGGCAGATTAAGCAGACCGCCGGCCGGAAAAAGATATTTCAATTGAATTGGATACCGGGGAAGATTTTCATCTTGAGCTGATCCCAAAACTCAAAAACTACTTCTTTGAATCTTGTTTTGAAAGGAACAATCGAATTACCGATCAGGAAAACAGTCATGGGCACCTCCCAATATGGGATTAAAGATGGCTTTTGGGATAGGCTCCTTGTATTCGGCGGTCCAATTTCTGCCTGTTTTTTATCGTAAGCAGTGTTTTTATGCAATAAAAAATAATCAAAAATATGGACTTCACAGGGACATGGCACATTTATGAAATGGAATTATGGGATGAAGACTATTTCAATATGGACGTTCAGGCTTTCATTACGATAGAGCCAGACAACATGGGACATTTTCAATTTGGTTTAGTTTATGGTTATATTGACGGAAGGATCGTTGAATATGCTGATGGCAAAAGATTTGAATTTACCTGGGACGGAAATGACGAATGTGACCATGTTTTTGGTAGCGGTTGGGTAAAGATTAAGCAAAAAGACATACTGGAAGGCGAGTTTAGATTTCATCTCGGAGACAGTTCTACCTTTTTAGCAAGGAGAGCAAAGTAATAAACTGAAGTTTTTCAATTCACTTTCCTTAACATTATCTCAACAAACGTATTCGGGGAAGATTTTCGCAGACCGCCGGCAGGAAAAATATATTTTAAATGAATTGAGTGAAAAAAGAAACTGTAATATCGGATAGCTTACAAATTTGCCGATACCGATATATATCAGAGAGAACATATCGGATATGTTAAATTATGGTTAATACCGATACTTCCCTGATTCAAGAAGAACTTCTTGCACGAATAGATGAAAAAATGAAGCAGCTAAACTCCATGCGGCCCATTCCGGCAGATGCTTTAAGCAGGCTCCATGAAGAGATGAGGTTAGTGCACACCTACCACTCGAACGCGATAGAAGGGAATACGCTAACACTCCAGGAAACAAAACTTGTCCTGGAAGAAGGGCTGACTATTGGCGGAAAATCGCTACGGGAACATCTCGAGGCGACCAACAACGCAAAAGCTTTTGACCGGATGGAAGAGTTAGCAAAGAAAAAACGTGCAATAGACAACATTGCAATTCAGGAAATCCATGAAATTGTAACCAGAAGTATACTTGAAGATGCAGGCAGATACCGCACCAGAAATGTGAGGATAGCCGGTGCAGTAAAGGCTCCGCCCGATTGGTCGAAGATAGTAAAATTGATGGACGAACTTATCGAAAAGGTAGCAGAAAGCAAAGTTCATCCCATTGAAACGGCTTCTTTCCTGCATCACAGGTTTGTTGAAATTCACCCATTCAGCGATGGAAACGAACGGGTAGCTCGGCTTCTCACAAACCTGTATTTGATCTCAAGGGATTGTCCTCCTGTCGTTCTCAAAAAAGAGGACAGGGAAAAATATTACAAATTCCTTAGAGCCGCAGATGCTGGAAACCTGGGACCGTTTGCCAATTTCATTGCAAAAGCTGTAGATGAAAACCTGACCCTTTATCTCTCCATATCAGGAGGAAAGGATGAACTGATGCCTCTGAAAGAACTTGCCACGGAAACCCCTTATTCTCAGGAATACCTCAGCCTGCGGGCCAGACAGGGGCTTCTGGATGCTGTAAAAATAGGAAAAACATGGCACAGTTCAAAACGTGCTGTTGAACAGTATTTATCCGAGCACGGGAAAAAAGATGTTTGATTTCCGTGTTCTTAACAAATCTATAGGAAGAGATTCAGGCAGACTACAGGCAGGAAAAATATATTTCAAACGAATTGAAGTACAAGATAAGAAATCTCCTTTTTTGTTCAGTGTCCCGATATTATAATCCTAAAATCCACTTCCATTTAAATAATCGTCATTATAATGATGATTTTTACGTTAAATATCGTCAGTGTAATGACGGAGATATAAGAAAATATATTCAAACGGAACGAAATAGAAGTTTGATGAGAAATAAAACTTAAACAAATTCGGAATCTATAGAGGGTTTTTCAGCAATAGCCACATATTCTGCAAAAGATTCTGATTCTGGAATAAGTAAATTATCCTCCAGAAGTCCCTGCACGTGCATTTCAATGGCTTCATAGATGTTTTTCTTTACTTCCTCTCGGGTAGAACCGGTGGCTACACAGCCCGGAAGGTCAGGTGAATATGCTGAATAGTATTTATTCGCTTTTTCGAATATAACGAGAAAACGGTACATGATTAGCTCTCCAACCGGATAAGGCCATTTCTTAACCTGAAATTGATCCATTCATCTATAACTTCTTCCAGGTTTTTCCGGCACTCTTCAAGGGTCTTGCCTGTAGCCCATACGCCCTCAAGTTCGGAAACTTCTCCGTAATATGGTTCAATGTTATCGATTATTTCGTATTTTGCCTTTTCAAGGGCTGTTTGAGTAAATTTGATGAGCGTGATGACACCTGTCCAGTTTTGTTTAGTTTTATGCCTTCTGAATCTTATTATAGATTCTGTGAGTTATTCAAATGTTGTAACAGCAATTTATCTGATTCGTTGGAAGAAAGAACTGAAACAGTTTTGGTTATTGTTACACGAACTGTTCCCAGTACCTCGATGCTGTGACATAGCTTTCCCAGAGAATGAAATCATCCCATTCTTCAAAATCTTCTTTCCCTCCCCTTAAATGGATTCTTTTTTCAAAATCAGAAAAGTTCATTCCATACTTCTGTTTCATTCCAGCTATCTTTTTGCCGTAGTAATCTATTTTTTGTTCAGCCTGGTCGTGCACAAGCCGCTTTGGGTCTCCCAATAGTTACCACCTAATTGCCATTTTGGCACTTAAATTTTAAATGCATTTGTATACCGGTACACCGCTTTTTCAAGCTTTTATTAGCAATCTCGAACCTGATTAAACAACCACATCAACAACCCTGCAGGAGGGTTTTTCCAGATAGGCTTGCAGTTCGTCTTCTGCGAGAGATTCCAGGCAGGCCTGAATTGCTTCTTTAATATTCTCAATAGCTTCCTCTACAGTATCTCCCTGCGAAAAACAGCCAGGCAAACCGGGAAAGCTGGCAATAAACCCTCCGACTTCTTCGTCTTCCTCAAGGATAATTTTGAACCGCATAAAACCGATTATAAGGCTTTTTGCTTAAATTTGTATGGGTGGAAGGATTTGACGTTGGATATATTCCATGAAAATATAACACTTGAAAACTGCCTTCTTTAGTAATTATAAATACTACAACCGCAGAATACTATAACATATCAAAAGGGACCGGATAGAGCCTGAAAAAATGCAGGAAAACCGAAAAGACACTGAAATCTATATCCTGAAACTTCATGAAATGATCCCGGAGCTTAAAGAAAAATACCACATTAGCTACCTGGGAGTTTTTGGGTCCTATATAAGGGGAGAACAGAAACCCGGAAGCGACTTGGATATACTCGTTGAGCTTTCCAGAACCCCTACTATTTTTGAATTTGTCAACCTTGAAAACTACCTTTCGGATGCCTGGGTGTTAAAGTAGACCTGGTTATGAAAGATGCGTTGAAGCCAAACATAAGTAAACACATCCTGAGTGAAGTTGAAGCTATCTGAAGTACGTGAAAAATACCCCTCAGTACCCTGGAAAGATCTCGCGGGTATACGGAACAAATTGATTCACGCTTATTTCGGAGTAAATCTGAAGGTAGTCTGGTTATTTGTTAAAGAAGGCATTCCAGAAGCAAAACCGGATATCAAACGCATACTGGATGAAATGTAAATCAGAAAAACTCTCCCTAGAGGGAAAGAATCGATTAATCTAAAGAAGCTCTGCAAAGTACCCCTCAAGTCAGAGAAAACAATTCACCCTTTGTCCAGAGTTCATCAAATTTTGCCTTGAATCTCTTTGCATATGATTCGTCATATATTCTTGTCATACCGAGGTTTCTACTCATATTGAACTGGTCTTCAATATCAAGCACGGTTATCTTAGAATCAGTGATTGTAAAATTGTATTCGGTTTCTAAAATTCTTACTTCCATCAGGTCCTTAATATAGCGTTTGAATGACAGATCTTCTATTGAATCAATAAGCTCTTTTAATGATGGCAGTAATTGTGATCCCGGATCTAAAATTTTAACTTTTATGCCACGCTGTACTAAACTCAAATAAGCTTTGCTAAAAGTGGATATTGAGGCATCATATAGCTCTGATCTTCCAGGCCTGTACTTAATATGGATTACAACACATATTTCATGCTCGATTTTCTCAAAAAATGAATCCACCATTTCATTTAGTTCATTATTACGAAACCTGTCAGGCCAGAAGACAGTTTCAACATTTTGTGGTAAATTGTCGTTGCAGAGTTCCCTTTCGATTTCATCGAATATTTCTTTGAGCATTTTGAGCTCATTGAGGGTTTCTTCCTCTTTTCTTTTGTACATGAGTTTAAATGCGTATTTAGGATCGACCGCCCGGTATCTCTGGGGTCGTGACGGCTGGATTTCGACAAGCTCATAATTTTTGAGGGCTTTGAGAACCTCATAGATCTTTCCTATAGGGACTTTCGATGAATGGGATAATTTGCTTGCTTCCATAGAATCCTGCTTCAGGAGGGTCAGGTAAACTGAACTCTCATATCTGTTCAATCCAATTTTTGCAAGTAATTTTTCATCCATTATTTCACTACTTTTCGGTTTATCGTAGAGTAAAACGATTATCTTTCCTAACGGTATTAAGACTACTGTTCTGCCATATGAAAGGTTCTAGCATATGAAAGTGAAGTTGTTAAGTTAAAAGCTATACTGACTGAGTACCTTAGTTCAAATAAAAGAACGATATGTGACAAAGGTTGCCTCGAAATATATAGAAGAATAACAAGTAACAAACTCCAATAATAAGTAACAAGCTCCATGAAATAATATGGGATGGATTAACTAAAAGTGATCAAGATGATGTTTACAAAAAGTAACAAATATGATTTTGATTTTGTTAAAGAAAACATGATGGGACCAAACGCAATAAAGATTCTTGAGGAAGTGTCCGAATCTTTGAAGCTTGAAAAAGGCATGAGAATACTTGATCTTGGATGTGGGAGAGGGTTGACCTCAATATTCCTGGCAAAAGAATATGATGTTACGGTTTTTGCAACTGATCTCTGGATAAGTGCAACAGATAACTATGAGAGAATTAAGTCAATGGGATTGGAAGATAAAATAATACCAATACACGCAGAAGCTCATGATCTACCGTTTGCAAATGAGTTTTTTGACGCTGCTATCAGTATAGATGCCTATCACTATTTCGGGGTTGAAAAAGATTATTTGACCAAGTATTTTGCTCCACTCGTAAAAAAAGGAGGGCAAATAGCAGTTGCAGTTCCGGGCTTGAAGCAGGAATTTACAAATGGAGTTCCAGTAGAATTGGTGCCATACTGGTTTGATGATATGACTTTAACTCTACACTCATGTGATTGGTGGTATAATTTATGGAAAAACTCTGATTTGGTAAGTATTAAAGAATTCAAAGAATTATATTGCTTAAAAGAATCCTGGCAGGATTGGCTTTTGTGTGATAACGACTATGCTCGTAGGGATATAGGAATGATGGAAGCTGAAGGTGGAAATTACTTTAATCTGATTTCAATCATAGCTACAAAGTTATGATTCAAAATCTGTTAAGGAGCTCACGACCTGGCCTACAAAATTCCGTTCATTAACTTCCTTAGATTAACATGGGATCTTAGGGATGTGATTTTTGGGGGGAACAAGGTTCTATGGATTCCATAGAACATCATCGATTTCATTGAAGGAAATAAGTTCATATTTATAATTTCAACACAATATTAGTTTCAGGATAGATGCTACTTAAAAATTTCAAGTAAAGCAGAAGAACATGGTGATATTTTTAAAAACAAACATGAAATTATCCGAATTACAGGCGAAAAGAAACGAAAGTACTTTTCAAGTCACATTATTTCAAGTCACATTACTTTCATTCTAAACAGATAAAGGAAAAAATGAGCGGATTAGAAACTGCTACTTTCTCAATGTACGTTGCCGTGTTTTCGATTTCTCAATCATCCATGCAGGTGTGTTTGAGCGAGTTTTAAGCAGACCGCCGGCAGGAAAAATATAATTTAACTGAATTGCTTTGAGCCTAAATTTGACATATTTCGGGAACTAAAACAGTGCAAAGTTACATGAAACACCTTGCTGAGATGAAATCTCATTTGAAAAAATGAAAATTCATAACTAACATAGAAATCCATATAAAATTTTAAATTGTATCTACAATTTTGATAGTATCCACTAATTCCCTGGGAATAATCTCCTTGATTTTAAGCCAAAATGAGTTTGATATGTAGCATTAATATCAAAAATTTTAGTACTAATTATGTGAAATTTCACTCATTCTTGTTACAATCAAGCTATTATCAGGCGCCTCAAAATTAACCGAACCTGCCGATAAGGGCACTTATGCTTTCGCTTGTAACAAGACCTATTATGCGGTGCTCGGAATCAATGACCGGGAGTGAGGAAATCGAGTAATCCTCCATTATTGAGGACGCCTTCTCGATCCTTTCGTCTTCGTATACGTACCTGACATCCCGGGTGATAATTTCGTCCAGCTCATTGATTTTGCAGGCTACTGCTTTTGTGATGTCCCAGGAGGTGACGATACCTTCGATTTTTCCGGTTTCCGAAATGACCGGAAGGTGGCTTACGCGCTCTTTTACCATCAGCTTTGAGGCGTGTTCGATGGTTTCATTTCTCGAGACCGTGTAGAAGTTACGGTTCATGACATCGCTGACAAGGACTTCGGAGAGGAAACCCCTTATCAGATAGCTAAGCTGTCCCTCTTCAAGCAGGAAGGCGTCATGTCCGTACTGGGACCTGATTTCTTCATACCTGGCATCAATTCCATTTGCATTAAGGGCTGAAACGATTTCCTGCGACTGGTAAGGAGGGTAGAGCCAGTCCGAAGAGATGGAAATTACAAGGTATTTTGCAGTAACTCCGGAAAAGCCCTCTATAAGGGAGCCGTTTCTTGCAAGGTCAAAGTAGTCCACAGCTTTTGTAATGTACAGATAGGAATTGGCATCAAAACGCTTTGTGAAATTATCTCCCTTGTAGTTAAGGTAGCTCTCAACCTGGAAGTTTGGGGTAAAATCGTGAGAGAATTCAGGAGCGATCTCAGAGGATATTTCAGAGGATATTTCAGAGGATATTTCAGAGGATATTTCGGACAAATTTTTGCCTTCCGTGCCCGTTATGCCTTTTGTGCATGCTTTTGTACCTGATTTCTCTTTATCCTGCTGGAGCCTTCCGAACTTTTTCTGCATGGAGGCGTCGCTCAGGTAGGTAATATGTCCTATCATACGGGCAAGGGCGAGCCCCTGGGAAGGTATCTCTTTTCCGTAATAGTCTCCCCCATTCCATTTAGGGTCATCGGTTATGGCTTTCCTGCCTATTGCTCCGAATGCGATTTGCTGCGGGGTTGTGGAGGCTGTAGTCGCGATTGCAATTGCTTTTTTTACCATTTCGGGGTAACTGACCGTCCACTGGAGTACCTGCATTCCTCCCATGGAACCGCCTGCAACCGCAAAAAGCTGTTTTACCCCGAGGTGCTCGACCAGTTTTTTCTGGACCTTTACCATGTCTTTGACCGTAATTACGGGAAAGGAGATGCCGTAGTGTTTTCCGGTTTCAGGGTCTATTGAAGAAGGGCCTGTTGAGCCTTTACAGCCTCCCAGGATGTTTGAGCAGATGATGCAGTATTTTTCAGTGTCAAACGCCTTATTGGGGCCGATTACGATCTCCCACCAGCCCGGTTTTTTCTCGCCTTCATGAAACCCGGCAGCATGGGCGTCTCCAGTAAGGGCGTGGCAGATCAGGATAACGTTGCTTTTATCGGCGTTCATCTTTCCGTAAATTTCGTACTCTATCCTGGCGTCGGAAAGGGTTTTTCCGCTCTCGAGCACAAAGGTTCCGGGGATTTCATAGTTCATCGAGCGGACTGGCCCGATGCTCTGGCCTTTTTTTTCCGAAAACAGATTTTTGGAAGAATTCCCTGAAAAGTTTACGGAAGAAACCACCATGCTATCTCATACCTCTGAAAGTGCCTGTTCTATGTCTAAAATCAGGTCTTTTTCGTCTTCGATCCCTATGGAAAGCCTGATAAAGTCCTCGGTCACTCCGCATGCTTTCTGTTCTTCTGCCGAAAGCTGTTCATGGGTTGTCGAGGCGGGATGGATTACGAGGCTTTTTGCATCCCCTATGTTTGCAAGGTGGGAGAAGAGCTCAAGGCTTTCAATAAACTTCTTTGCAACCTCTGTCCCGCCTTTGATCCCGAACCCGATTATTGCCCCGTAGCCGGATTTCAGGTACTTCTTTGCAAGCTCATGGCTCCTGTGGGACTCAAGGCCCGGATAGGAGACCCAGGAAACTTTCGGGTGGGCCTGCAGGAATCTGGCAACTGCAAGGGCGTTGTCACAGTGCTTTTTCATTCTCAGGGGAAGAGTCTCAAGTCCCAGCGTGAACAGGAATGCGTTAAATGGAGAAAGGCAGGCTCCTACATCCCTCATGAACTGAACCCTTGCTTTTACAATAAAAGCAGCTTTTCCGAAGGCTTCCTTATATTTCAGCTCGTGGTATCCGGGATCGGGGTCGCAGATTTCCGGGAATTTCTCAGGACCCCAGTCAAAATTTCCGGAGTCGATGATCACCCCTCCGATCGAAGTCCCATGCCCTCCTATATATTTCGTTGCAGAGTGCACCACGATGTCTGCGCCGTGCTCGATAGGCCTCAAGATCACAGGGGCTACCGTATTGTCCACAACAAGGGGTATTCCTGCCGAATGAGCGATTTCTGCAAGTTTTTCAAAATCGGGAACATCGAGTTTGGGATTTCCGATTGATTCCACGTAGAGGGCCTTTGTTTTATCTGTGATTGCCTTTTCGAACTCTTCGGGGATTCCCGAGTCTACGAATTTTACGGTCCTCCCGAGTTTGGGAAACGTGTAATTGAAAAGCTCGTAAGTCCCCCCATAGATCTTATCACCTGAAACTATTTCGTCCCCGGGACCTGTAAAGGTAAGCAGGGCTGTTGTGATTGCAGCCATTCCTGAAGAGGTCGCAAGGGCTCCTATGCCACCTTCAAGGGCAGCGATTCTTTTCTCAAAGACATCGGTTGTGGGGTTCATAAGGCGCGTATAAATATTGCCTTCTTTCCTGAGCCCGAAAAGATCGGCTGCATGTTCAGTGTCGTCGAATACATAAGCTGCAGTCTGATAAATCGGAACCGACCTTGCTCCTGTGGCGGGGTCCGGTTTTGCTCCGGCATGTACCGCGAGGGTTGAGATGCCGGGATTTTCCAGGGTTCTTTTCCTTAACCCTTTTTCCCCAATTTGTTTTTCATTGCTGTTATCCATTCTATCTTACCTCAAGACCGTATTTTTCAAGTCAGAAGTGAGAATTGAACTCACGTAATTCCGGGTTGCAGCCGGAAGCATAGCCACTCTGCCATTCTGACGTTTCGCTTCCCCTATACATTCACAATTGTGAACTCCAATCACAATTGTGATCTTTCTATTTATAGATTTCTGATAATGGGAAAAAAGATAGCAGGACTGAAAAATAAGAGAGTAAGTTCCTTTTTTCCCCAGGTATTTTTTTCCTCTCTTTTACCTTCCTCTCTTTTACCATCCTGCCTTTATTTTTTCGTTTCAACCTTTCTCTCTTTCGTTAAGTTCCGCCGACTGCAAGCATTCGGCCAAGTGCCTTTTTTGCTTTCAACCTCACATCTTCCGGGACCTGGACCTCATACTCCATATTCCGAAGGCTATTAAGGACGGACTCAAGGCTGACCTTTTTCATATTGTAGCAAACAGCCTTTTTTGATACGGGATAGAATTTTTTGTCCGGGTATTTTCGTTTAAGGTTCCGGACAATTTCCTTTTCAGTCCCGATTATAAACTCGGTGGCACCTGATTTTCCCGCTTCCTTCACAATTCCGGAGGTACTGAGGATATGGTCCGCAAAACTCAGGACTTCAGGCCTGCATTCGGGGT
This genomic interval carries:
- a CDS encoding SAM-dependent methyltransferase — encoded protein: MMFTKSNKYDFDFVKENMMGPNAIKILEEVSESLKLEKGMRILDLGCGRGLTSIFLAKEYDVTVFATDLWISATDNYERIKSMGLEDKIIPIHAEAHDLPFANEFFDAAISIDAYHYFGVEKDYLTKYFAPLVKKGGQIAVAVPGLKQEFTNGVPVELVPYWFDDMTLTLHSCDWWYNLWKNSDLVSIKEFKELYCLKESWQDWLLCDNDYARRDIGMMEAEGGNYFNLISIIATKL
- the metX gene encoding homoserine O-acetyltransferase MetX, with the protein product MVVSSVNFSGNSSKNLFSEKKGQSIGPVRSMNYEIPGTFVLESGKTLSDARIEYEIYGKMNADKSNVILICHALTGDAHAAGFHEGEKKPGWWEIVIGPNKAFDTEKYCIICSNILGGCKGSTGPSSIDPETGKHYGISFPVITVKDMVKVQKKLVEHLGVKQLFAVAGGSMGGMQVLQWTVSYPEMVKKAIAIATTASTTPQQIAFGAIGRKAITDDPKWNGGDYYGKEIPSQGLALARMIGHITYLSDASMQKKFGRLQQDKEKSGTKACTKGITGTEGKNLSEISSEISSEISSEISSEIAPEFSHDFTPNFQVESYLNYKGDNFTKRFDANSYLYITKAVDYFDLARNGSLIEGFSGVTAKYLVISISSDWLYPPYQSQEIVSALNANGIDARYEEIRSQYGHDAFLLEEGQLSYLIRGFLSEVLVSDVMNRNFYTVSRNETIEHASKLMVKERVSHLPVISETGKIEGIVTSWDITKAVACKINELDEIITRDVRYVYEDERIEKASSIMEDYSISSLPVIDSEHRIIGLVTSESISALIGRFG
- a CDS encoding O-acetylhomoserine aminocarboxypropyltransferase/cysteine synthase family protein, encoding MDNSNEKQIGEKGLRKRTLENPGISTLAVHAGAKPDPATGARSVPIYQTAAYVFDDTEHAADLFGLRKEGNIYTRLMNPTTDVFEKRIAALEGGIGALATSSGMAAITTALLTFTGPGDEIVSGDKIYGGTYELFNYTFPKLGRTVKFVDSGIPEEFEKAITDKTKALYVESIGNPKLDVPDFEKLAEIAHSAGIPLVVDNTVAPVILRPIEHGADIVVHSATKYIGGHGTSIGGVIIDSGNFDWGPEKFPEICDPDPGYHELKYKEAFGKAAFIVKARVQFMRDVGACLSPFNAFLFTLGLETLPLRMKKHCDNALAVARFLQAHPKVSWVSYPGLESHRSHELAKKYLKSGYGAIIGFGIKGGTEVAKKFIESLELFSHLANIGDAKSLVIHPASTTHEQLSAEEQKACGVTEDFIRLSIGIEDEKDLILDIEQALSEV